A stretch of the Cytobacillus luteolus genome encodes the following:
- a CDS encoding DUF3231 family protein, giving the protein MITIDSKPPVRLTAAELANLWTQYMNDSMAYHFLSHAIKNCQDQDIKNVLEKAVSMSEKHLKKLKGFFNAEKYPVPHGFTKADVNLNAPPLFSDSSMLIYMQTMTLHGLTGYALSVGTSVREDIRNFYIEVNQGTMDLYSMTIDIMLKKGVYVRPPSLNPPEEVDFVKKQSFLNGWFGDKRPINAIELSGIFYNMQKNHVKILLEIGFSQVATSAELRDYFLRGMKVCEKQNEVLGSILASEHLPEPGSLASEVTNSTTPPFSDKLMLFHVVSLISVALGYYGAAVSVCQRRDLSAHFLRLMAEIGQYAEDGANLLIKNGWLEQPPTVTDRESLATRK; this is encoded by the coding sequence GTGATTACAATCGATTCGAAACCACCTGTTCGATTAACAGCAGCAGAACTTGCAAACTTATGGACACAATACATGAATGATAGTATGGCATATCATTTCCTATCTCATGCTATAAAAAATTGTCAAGATCAAGACATAAAGAATGTATTAGAAAAAGCAGTTTCTATGTCTGAGAAACATCTTAAGAAACTAAAAGGCTTTTTTAACGCCGAGAAGTACCCAGTACCACACGGTTTTACAAAAGCTGATGTTAACCTTAACGCTCCTCCCCTTTTTTCAGATTCATCCATGCTCATCTATATGCAAACGATGACTCTACATGGTCTAACTGGTTACGCACTAAGTGTTGGCACATCAGTACGAGAGGATATTAGAAACTTTTATATTGAAGTGAATCAAGGTACGATGGACTTATACAGTATGACAATAGACATCATGTTAAAAAAAGGAGTCTATGTTCGACCTCCATCTCTTAACCCACCTGAAGAAGTTGACTTTGTAAAAAAACAAAGCTTTTTAAATGGTTGGTTTGGAGATAAAAGACCTATTAATGCCATTGAGTTAAGCGGGATTTTTTATAACATGCAAAAAAATCACGTCAAGATCTTACTAGAAATAGGGTTTAGCCAGGTCGCAACTAGTGCGGAGTTGCGTGATTACTTCTTACGAGGTATGAAAGTTTGTGAGAAGCAGAACGAAGTATTAGGGTCGATATTGGCCAGCGAGCACTTACCAGAACCAGGGAGTTTGGCATCTGAAGTAACAAACTCCACAACTCCGCCCTTTTCAGATAAACTAATGCTTTTTCACGTTGTTTCTCTTATATCTGTTGCGTTAGGTTACTATGGAGCTGCAGTTTCAGTGTGTCAAAGGAGAGACTTATCAGCTCATTTTTTGAGACTGATGGCTGAAATTGGACAGTATGCTGAAGATGGAGCAAATCTACTTATAAAAAATGGTTGGTTGGAGCAGCCTCCAACAGTTACAGATCGTGAATCATTAGCAACTAGAAAGTAG
- a CDS encoding MarR family winged helix-turn-helix transcriptional regulator, which yields MEDYKYCLDHSLGYKLFHASRLMMNRLNQNFKEQGYPVTYEQWQILSRLYDEDGQTQNQLAILNERDQASVSRLIDNMIKRNLVKRVPHSEDKRINLIFLTEESKKIQGDLEGLAKKTIAEASNGMAEEDLNNCLEILDKIRKNLK from the coding sequence ATGGAAGATTATAAATATTGCTTAGACCATTCACTTGGTTACAAGCTTTTTCATGCTTCACGTCTGATGATGAATCGTCTGAACCAAAACTTTAAGGAGCAGGGTTATCCTGTTACTTATGAGCAATGGCAGATATTAAGCAGGTTATACGATGAGGATGGGCAAACACAGAACCAATTAGCCATTCTTAACGAACGGGACCAGGCAAGTGTATCGAGGTTAATTGATAACATGATCAAGCGAAACCTCGTAAAAAGGGTACCTCATTCAGAAGATAAAAGAATAAATCTAATTTTTTTAACGGAAGAAAGTAAAAAGATTCAAGGGGATCTTGAAGGCTTAGCTAAGAAAACGATTGCAGAAGCTTCAAATGGAATGGCAGAGGAAGACTTAAATAACTGTTTGGAAATTCTCGATAAGATAAGAAAAAATTTAAAATAG
- a CDS encoding ABC transporter permease, which translates to MKLRYLLIALFILSIASLFIGVKDVSPLDLFSLTEDQVQILLVSRFPRLISIIIAGLSMSIVGLIMQQLTRNKFVSPTTAGTMDSARLGILVALMLFTSASPIEKMLVAFVFALLGTFIFIKILDKVKFKDAIFIPLVGLMFGNIISSITTFFAYKNDLIQNMSSWLQGNFSMSIQGRYELLYISIPLVIIAYLYANKFTIAGMGEEFAINLGLNHKQVVNIGLVISALVTTVVLLTVGMIPFLGLIIPNIVTIYQGDHLKKSLSHTAVLGAVFVLACDILGRIIIYPYEIPIGVTVGVIGSGIFLYLLLRRKTHE; encoded by the coding sequence ATGAAACTACGATACTTACTTATTGCGTTATTCATCCTTTCTATAGCCTCACTATTTATCGGGGTAAAGGATGTTTCACCACTTGATCTCTTTTCATTAACTGAAGATCAAGTACAAATTCTTTTAGTCAGTCGTTTTCCACGATTGATTAGTATTATCATAGCTGGACTAAGTATGAGTATTGTAGGTTTAATCATGCAGCAGCTTACAAGAAACAAATTTGTTTCACCAACAACGGCTGGAACGATGGACTCTGCCAGATTAGGAATATTAGTTGCCTTAATGTTGTTTACATCAGCGAGCCCGATTGAGAAGATGCTTGTTGCCTTTGTGTTCGCCTTACTAGGAACCTTTATATTTATCAAAATATTAGATAAGGTCAAATTCAAAGATGCTATATTTATACCGTTAGTAGGCTTAATGTTTGGTAATATTATTAGTTCAATTACAACCTTTTTTGCTTATAAAAATGACTTGATTCAAAACATGTCATCATGGTTGCAAGGGAATTTTTCAATGAGCATTCAGGGCAGATATGAACTGCTTTACATAAGTATCCCACTAGTTATCATTGCTTATCTTTATGCAAACAAGTTTACAATAGCTGGTATGGGTGAAGAGTTTGCAATTAACTTAGGTTTAAATCACAAACAGGTGGTAAACATTGGTCTGGTCATATCAGCACTTGTTACTACAGTTGTTCTCCTAACGGTTGGGATGATTCCATTCTTAGGATTAATCATTCCAAACATTGTAACGATTTATCAAGGAGATCATTTAAAGAAAAGTCTTTCTCACACCGCAGTACTAGGTGCCGTTTTCGTTTTAGCCTGTGACATTTTGGGGCGTATTATTATCTACCCATACGAAATTCCAATCGGAGTAACTGTCGGTGTCATCGGAAGCGGAATATTTCTTTACTTACTTTTGAGGAGAAAGACACATGAGTAA
- a CDS encoding iron chelate uptake ABC transporter family permease subunit encodes MSNNLKLIVLSVISIILIAIFMFIDAGGNWDYVLPRRGKKILAIAVTGGVIAFSTIIFQTITNNRILTPSIIGLDSLYLLIQTFIIFVFGSMSLTATDKNFNFIVSVGLMVLFAGLLYKFLFKREGQNIYFLLLVGIILGTFFGSISDFMQVLIDPNEFMIVQDRMFASFNNVNTDVLLISCILVVLTVVYFLRFTKYLDVISLGKEHAINLGVDYDAVVKRLLVVVAILISVATALVGPITFLGLLVANVAHEFFKTYKHQYLIFGSVLISIIALVGGQLIVERVFTFSTTLSVIINFVGGVYFIYLLLKGNKSW; translated from the coding sequence ATGAGTAATAATCTGAAGCTAATTGTATTGTCCGTGATTTCAATTATATTAATTGCCATATTTATGTTTATCGATGCAGGTGGAAACTGGGATTATGTTTTACCAAGAAGAGGCAAGAAGATTCTTGCGATTGCTGTAACAGGTGGAGTTATCGCATTTTCAACCATTATTTTTCAAACCATCACAAATAACCGAATACTAACACCAAGTATTATCGGTCTTGATTCACTTTACTTGTTAATTCAGACTTTTATCATCTTTGTTTTTGGCTCAATGAGTTTAACTGCAACAGATAAAAATTTTAATTTTATAGTATCTGTTGGCCTAATGGTCCTTTTTGCTGGGTTGTTATATAAGTTTCTTTTTAAAAGAGAAGGGCAGAACATTTATTTCTTACTTCTGGTAGGGATTATCCTTGGAACTTTCTTTGGAAGTATCTCCGATTTTATGCAAGTCCTAATTGATCCAAATGAATTCATGATTGTTCAAGACAGAATGTTTGCAAGCTTTAATAACGTAAACACAGATGTGCTTTTAATCTCTTGTATTCTCGTCGTTTTAACAGTGGTGTACTTCCTAAGATTTACAAAATACCTTGATGTAATTTCACTAGGAAAGGAGCATGCAATCAACCTTGGTGTGGATTATGACGCGGTAGTTAAAAGATTACTTGTCGTTGTTGCTATCCTTATTTCAGTTGCAACGGCACTTGTTGGTCCAATTACCTTCTTAGGACTGTTAGTGGCAAACGTTGCACATGAATTTTTCAAAACCTATAAACATCAATATTTAATCTTTGGTTCTGTTTTAATAAGTATTATCGCTTTAGTTGGTGGACAGCTCATTGTAGAACGAGTGTTTACATTTTCGACAACTTTAAGTGTCATCATAAACTTTGTAGGTGGAGTGTACTTTATCTATCTTCTGTTAAAGGGGAATAAATCATGGTAA
- a CDS encoding ABC transporter ATP-binding protein: MVNVKSVFKKYGNKNVVEDVSVNIQKGKITSFIGPNGAGKSTLLSMISRLIPVDSGEVFIDDKDLTKSKSNELAKKISILKQSNNVNLRLTVRELVSFGRFPYSQGRLTREDWKFVDEAIDYMELADMQDKFLDQLSGGQKQRAFIAMVIAQDTEYILLDEPLNNLDMKHSVQIMKVLRRLVDELGKTVVIVIHDINFASCYSDYIVALKDGKVVKEGKTDEIINRAVLKDIYDMDIEIQCINENKICVYFS, translated from the coding sequence ATGGTAAATGTAAAAAGTGTTTTTAAGAAATATGGTAATAAAAACGTAGTTGAAGATGTTTCCGTCAATATTCAAAAAGGAAAGATTACCTCGTTTATTGGTCCAAATGGTGCTGGTAAAAGTACACTACTTTCAATGATTAGCCGGCTTATCCCAGTTGATAGTGGAGAGGTATTTATTGATGATAAAGACCTTACAAAATCAAAAAGCAATGAGCTAGCAAAGAAAATCTCCATTCTAAAACAATCGAACAATGTTAATCTACGTTTAACAGTTAGAGAGTTGGTGAGTTTTGGGCGCTTTCCTTACTCACAAGGTAGGTTAACAAGAGAAGATTGGAAGTTTGTTGATGAGGCAATCGATTATATGGAATTAGCGGATATGCAGGATAAATTCCTAGACCAATTGAGTGGTGGTCAGAAGCAAAGAGCGTTCATTGCAATGGTTATTGCCCAAGACACTGAGTATATTTTGTTAGATGAACCACTAAATAATCTTGATATGAAGCACTCAGTTCAGATCATGAAGGTTCTTCGTAGATTAGTAGATGAACTCGGCAAGACAGTTGTAATTGTTATACACGATATTAACTTTGCTTCTTGTTATTCCGATTATATTGTTGCTCTTAAGGATGGTAAGGTTGTTAAAGAAGGAAAGACAGACGAAATTATTAACCGTGCTGTTCTAAAGGATATATATGACATGGATATTGAAATCCAATGCATCAATGAAAATAAGATTTGTGTTTATTTTTCTTAA
- a CDS encoding siderophore ABC transporter substrate-binding protein: MKKIALLMLVLFFAIFTAACGGAEETSTSNEETQTGSTTDSTKEEVKEEPKELTLTHQLGETVVSTNPAKVVVFDFGVLDSLDKLGVEVTGVPQANIPAYLEKFKDAKYENVGSLKEPDFEKIASLNPDLIIISGRQQEAYAELSKIGPTIFMGLDTSRYMDSFTENMTRLGEIFGKEEEVKAELSTIEADIKTLNDKATAAGKGLIILANEGNISAYGAGSRFGILHDVFGFAAADENIEVSTHGQNVSFEYIVEKDPDFLFVIDRGAAVNGQSSAKALIENSLVENTKAFKEGNIVYLDPNFWYLSGGGLISVSEMIKEISASLE; encoded by the coding sequence ATGAAAAAAATAGCGTTACTTATGCTAGTATTATTTTTTGCAATATTCACAGCAGCTTGCGGTGGAGCAGAGGAAACATCAACTTCAAATGAAGAAACACAAACAGGTTCAACAACTGATTCAACAAAAGAAGAAGTAAAAGAAGAGCCAAAAGAATTAACACTTACTCACCAATTAGGTGAAACTGTTGTTTCGACAAATCCAGCTAAGGTTGTTGTATTTGATTTCGGTGTGTTAGATTCACTAGATAAATTAGGTGTAGAAGTAACAGGAGTACCACAAGCAAATATTCCGGCTTACTTAGAGAAATTTAAAGATGCGAAGTATGAAAACGTTGGTAGTTTAAAAGAGCCAGATTTCGAAAAGATTGCTTCACTTAATCCAGATCTAATTATCATTTCTGGAAGACAACAAGAAGCGTATGCAGAGTTATCCAAGATTGGTCCAACAATCTTCATGGGACTTGATACATCAAGATACATGGATTCTTTTACCGAAAACATGACTAGATTAGGTGAGATTTTTGGCAAGGAAGAAGAAGTGAAGGCAGAGCTTTCTACAATTGAAGCAGATATTAAAACACTAAATGATAAAGCAACAGCTGCAGGTAAGGGACTAATTATTTTAGCGAATGAAGGAAATATCAGTGCATATGGTGCTGGTTCTCGTTTTGGAATTCTTCACGATGTATTTGGTTTTGCTGCTGCAGATGAGAATATCGAAGTATCAACACATGGTCAAAACGTATCCTTTGAATATATCGTTGAAAAAGATCCAGATTTCTTATTTGTTATTGATCGTGGAGCAGCGGTAAATGGTCAATCTTCTGCAAAAGCATTAATCGAAAATAGCTTAGTTGAAAATACAAAAGCATTTAAAGAAGGTAACATTGTCTACTTAGATCCAAACTTCTGGTATTTATCTGGCGGAGGATTAATCTCTGTATCTGAAATGATTAAGGAAATTAGTGCAAGCTTAGAATAG
- a CDS encoding antibiotic biosynthesis monooxygenase yields MFVQMRKTVVTEGHSDKVVERFSGEGIIEKQPGFVDLSVMVKKIRRGDEEVVVMIRWESEDHWKQWEKSDAHIAGHKAKLGQPKPDYIVSSEGDKYEVVAVKGPTGK; encoded by the coding sequence ATGTTTGTTCAAATGAGAAAAACAGTTGTAACAGAAGGCCATTCTGACAAAGTTGTTGAGCGCTTTAGTGGCGAAGGGATTATTGAAAAACAACCAGGGTTTGTTGATTTGTCAGTTATGGTTAAAAAGATTCGCCGTGGTGATGAAGAAGTCGTTGTAATGATCCGTTGGGAGTCTGAAGATCATTGGAAACAATGGGAAAAAAGCGATGCTCATATAGCGGGTCATAAAGCAAAGTTAGGTCAACCAAAGCCAGACTACATTGTTAGCTCAGAAGGAGATAAGTATGAAGTAGTGGCAGTAAAAGGACCAACCGGGAAGTAA
- a CDS encoding YdcF family protein, which translates to MKKMWGKILVLVLVIGLGYVISVHMLIASIGKEQPPDGVDYMIVLGARLHGEDMSLALYHRVQVALEYLKSNPNTNVVVSGGQGPGEDITEAEAMARFFKENGIEDERIIMEDRSTSTFENLKFSKEVLGSEVDEVVIVSNDFHLFRAKIIANRQGFEPYMLAAETPRIVREKLWLREYVAVLKTALLDW; encoded by the coding sequence ATGAAAAAAATGTGGGGAAAGATTCTTGTATTAGTTTTGGTGATTGGACTTGGTTATGTGATATCTGTACATATGCTAATTGCTTCTATTGGAAAAGAGCAGCCGCCAGATGGAGTTGATTACATGATTGTACTTGGTGCTAGATTGCATGGGGAGGATATGTCACTAGCGCTATATCATCGCGTGCAGGTCGCCTTAGAGTATTTAAAAAGCAACCCAAATACAAATGTAGTTGTTTCTGGTGGACAGGGACCAGGGGAAGATATAACAGAAGCAGAAGCGATGGCACGATTTTTTAAAGAAAATGGAATCGAGGATGAGCGAATCATAATGGAAGACCGATCAACCTCGACATTTGAAAACTTAAAATTCTCGAAAGAGGTACTTGGCTCAGAGGTCGATGAAGTGGTTATTGTAAGTAATGATTTTCATCTGTTTCGAGCAAAAATTATTGCAAACAGACAGGGATTTGAGCCATATATGCTGGCCGCGGAAACTCCAAGGATTGTTCGGGAGAAGTTATGGCTCAGAGAGTATGTTGCGGTGTTGAAAACGGCTTTGTTGGATTGGTAG
- a CDS encoding DUF805 domain-containing protein: MSWFLKAIKNYAVFRGRARRTEYWMFVLVSAIFAFVIAFIEPFLGIEPILSGIYSLFLLLPSLSVTVRRLHDTGRSGWWILISLIPLIGAIVLFVFTVLDSEPGENKYGPSPK, translated from the coding sequence ATGAGTTGGTTTTTAAAGGCAATTAAGAACTATGCAGTGTTTCGTGGAAGAGCACGAAGGACGGAATACTGGATGTTTGTATTAGTCAGCGCAATCTTTGCATTCGTTATTGCATTTATAGAACCATTTTTAGGAATAGAACCGATTCTTTCAGGTATTTATTCTCTATTTCTGCTTTTACCTTCCTTATCTGTAACTGTAAGAAGATTACATGATACAGGGAGAAGTGGTTGGTGGATACTAATCAGTTTAATTCCTCTAATTGGAGCAATCGTCCTTTTTGTCTTTACTGTATTAGATAGTGAGCCCGGGGAAAATAAATACGGTCCAAGTCCGAAATAA
- a CDS encoding DMT family transporter: MEKNSAYLFIIIGAALWGIIGIFVTTLYELGFSPTQVVTIRAITAALFLVLYTLLKNRQLLKIHIYDTKYFIGTGIVSIVFFNWCLFSAIQETSISIAAILLYTAPAFVTVLSRVIFKEYFTTKKIIALFTTLIGCALVIGVLPTNSGTISSYGLILGLGSGFFYALYSIFGKFALQKYDSLTVSVYTFIFASIAITPFSGLWSILPLFVSVEVWLNIIGLGFLSTMLAYILYTKGLHYVETSRASILATVEPVVAALLSFIIYQEQLLFWQYIGIFLVILAVMIVQESKKHKIEHNLTRSSGT, from the coding sequence TTGGAGAAAAATAGTGCATATCTATTTATTATTATCGGAGCGGCTCTCTGGGGAATAATTGGCATATTTGTAACAACCTTATACGAACTTGGGTTTTCACCAACTCAGGTCGTGACAATACGTGCGATTACGGCAGCCCTTTTTCTAGTTCTTTATACTCTTTTAAAAAATCGACAACTTCTTAAAATACATATCTATGATACTAAATATTTTATAGGGACAGGAATTGTTAGTATTGTATTTTTTAACTGGTGTTTGTTTAGTGCTATTCAAGAAACTTCAATTTCAATTGCAGCCATTCTATTGTATACGGCTCCAGCATTTGTAACAGTTTTATCAAGAGTGATCTTTAAGGAATATTTTACGACCAAAAAGATTATAGCTTTATTTACCACACTAATAGGATGTGCACTTGTCATCGGAGTACTTCCAACTAACAGTGGCACCATCTCGTCATATGGGCTGATCCTTGGACTTGGGTCTGGTTTTTTCTATGCTCTTTATAGTATTTTTGGTAAATTTGCCCTACAGAAATATGACTCATTAACCGTTTCTGTATATACCTTTATTTTTGCGTCAATTGCGATTACACCTTTTAGTGGACTCTGGTCTATTTTACCACTATTTGTAAGTGTAGAGGTATGGTTAAATATCATTGGTCTTGGCTTTTTGTCAACGATGCTAGCCTATATCTTGTATACAAAAGGGTTACATTATGTAGAAACAAGTCGAGCTTCCATACTTGCCACTGTTGAACCTGTTGTAGCTGCATTATTAAGTTTCATTATTTACCAAGAACAACTCCTCTTTTGGCAGTATATAGGGATTTTCTTGGTTATCTTAGCTGTAATGATTGTTCAGGAATCAAAAAAACACAAAATTGAACATAATTTAACACGTTCGTCAGGCACATAG
- a CDS encoding zinc-ribbon domain-containing protein produces the protein MYCHECGSKIVEGSRFCANCGTKLDQENDLNNVVDLEVEIDSREGRRNQSTKKLVMLLIPTISLFLVGGGVYGYYTHESTLNENVMSLKASAERYAIDGDYEKAIKELDKAIELRPSYVILKDTKAVVVKADEFSERLNEVSILIKRKKWNEASQKIALLANDVDKEQGPLFEVISKKVKEKDVIATVGKIKLEIDQLDTVEELISKLSVLTSLTSEEAKATQQQIVKKIVQLTIKDAEGQLANKEFSKAIATIDKALHYSKDHNELVAFKERIERERFKFEEAEQLRLEKAMEAAEKEDLVNRTAAVEVLKLESVVDEFGDLYISGEVKNLATTSIYGITIFYKIYDGMGNLYDEGSRTVYPYTLSPGENGYFEDIHYGINKDVYVEVENISWYLE, from the coding sequence GTGTATTGTCATGAATGTGGTTCAAAAATAGTCGAAGGCTCACGCTTTTGTGCAAACTGTGGCACAAAGCTGGATCAAGAAAACGACCTAAATAATGTAGTAGATCTAGAAGTTGAGATAGATTCTAGAGAAGGCAGACGAAATCAATCTACCAAAAAACTTGTTATGCTGCTAATTCCAACGATTAGTTTGTTTCTTGTTGGTGGAGGTGTGTATGGTTATTACACCCATGAAAGCACCCTGAATGAAAATGTTATGTCGCTTAAAGCATCTGCAGAAAGGTATGCAATTGATGGAGATTACGAAAAAGCGATAAAAGAGCTAGACAAGGCAATTGAACTTCGCCCTTCGTATGTAATTTTAAAAGATACCAAGGCTGTGGTGGTAAAGGCAGATGAATTCTCGGAAAGATTGAATGAAGTTTCTATACTAATTAAAAGGAAAAAGTGGAATGAGGCTTCCCAAAAGATTGCTTTATTAGCTAATGATGTAGATAAGGAGCAAGGTCCATTATTCGAAGTGATTAGCAAGAAAGTGAAAGAGAAAGATGTAATAGCAACTGTAGGTAAAATTAAGCTTGAAATTGATCAATTAGACACAGTTGAGGAACTAATTAGCAAACTATCCGTCTTAACATCACTTACTTCAGAGGAAGCAAAAGCAACCCAACAACAAATTGTAAAGAAAATCGTTCAGTTAACGATTAAAGACGCAGAAGGACAGCTAGCAAATAAGGAATTTTCAAAAGCAATTGCTACAATTGATAAGGCTTTACATTATTCCAAGGACCATAATGAATTGGTTGCCTTTAAAGAAAGAATAGAGAGAGAACGATTTAAATTTGAGGAAGCGGAACAACTTAGACTGGAAAAGGCCATGGAGGCAGCAGAGAAAGAAGACTTAGTTAACCGAACTGCTGCAGTTGAAGTTCTTAAGTTGGAATCTGTTGTTGATGAATTTGGTGATTTGTATATAAGCGGTGAAGTAAAAAACTTAGCTACAACGAGTATTTATGGAATCACGATCTTTTACAAAATCTATGATGGTATGGGGAATTTGTATGATGAAGGAAGTCGTACCGTCTATCCTTACACATTAAGCCCTGGAGAAAATGGATATTTCGAAGATATTCATTATGGCATCAATAAAGATGTATATGTAGAAGTAGAAAATATTAGTTGGTACTTGGAGTAG
- a CDS encoding S1C family serine protease, with translation MKGKWIVSIVTSVIIWGAGIFAFLTIQDSIPQKLTASSQLIVNEGSKKKEDSGKRELKEIIYDSQKLVVKVELDDGSIGSGFLYNNKGDVITNAHVAANATNVRITTADSKGYEGTVIGISGETDIALIRVPGLAGIEPLPIAKERKAEIGDEVLALGTPLGFQNTVTTGIISGVNRDLDIEPFHYEDVYQISAPIARGNSGGPLIDRKTGEVIGINSAGIIEGVIGFSIPISSIIAMIEEWSESPMVELPSIDLGIEGMAIEEISDEDIAGYVVTYFYESINYGDYLTAYAALGSNWQTETSYEDFRTGYINTLAVQIDELTATQTGKNMTVTVLITADERVNGEIVQQSYRVDYEVGYENDQLKILSGQGEKLADDEQED, from the coding sequence GTGAAGGGGAAATGGATTGTAAGTATAGTCACTTCAGTGATCATTTGGGGAGCTGGGATTTTTGCTTTTTTAACGATACAAGACTCTATCCCCCAAAAGCTTACAGCGTCTTCTCAACTTATTGTCAATGAAGGTAGTAAGAAGAAGGAAGATAGCGGTAAGCGAGAGTTGAAAGAGATAATTTATGATTCTCAAAAACTCGTTGTAAAAGTAGAACTTGATGACGGCTCGATTGGTTCAGGGTTTTTATACAATAATAAGGGTGATGTGATCACAAATGCCCACGTGGCAGCAAATGCAACCAATGTTCGGATTACAACAGCAGATTCAAAAGGATATGAGGGTACGGTTATTGGTATTAGCGGAGAAACAGACATCGCGTTGATTCGTGTACCAGGTCTTGCAGGAATTGAGCCACTTCCAATTGCAAAAGAGCGTAAAGCTGAAATTGGTGATGAAGTGTTAGCTCTTGGAACCCCACTAGGATTTCAAAATACGGTTACTACTGGAATTATTAGTGGTGTAAATCGAGACTTAGATATTGAACCGTTCCATTATGAGGATGTTTACCAGATCTCAGCTCCAATCGCTCGTGGAAACAGTGGTGGCCCTTTGATTGACCGTAAAACAGGTGAAGTGATAGGAATTAACTCTGCAGGAATTATTGAGGGTGTGATTGGATTTAGTATTCCTATCTCATCGATTATAGCAATGATTGAAGAGTGGTCAGAGAGTCCGATGGTTGAATTACCTTCCATTGATTTAGGGATTGAAGGTATGGCGATTGAGGAAATTTCTGATGAAGACATTGCTGGCTATGTTGTGACCTATTTTTATGAAAGCATCAATTACGGAGATTATCTTACGGCTTATGCAGCGTTAGGGAGCAATTGGCAAACAGAAACGTCCTATGAGGATTTTCGAACAGGTTACATCAATACATTAGCCGTTCAAATTGATGAACTAACAGCAACACAAACAGGTAAAAATATGACCGTGACGGTATTGATTACTGCGGATGAAAGAGTAAATGGAGAAATTGTTCAACAATCGTACCGTGTTGATTATGAGGTTGGTTATGAAAATGATCAATTGAAAATTTTATCTGGTCAGGGTGAGAAGTTAGCGGATGATGAGCAGGAAGACTAA
- a CDS encoding spore germination protein, which yields MPSIVVGPIVFNSNEGQVVTGDAFYISPKSTSKVVAGSGGFNTGQWIVTNNGVSTSSGIDPDAVDSNVSGA from the coding sequence GTGCCTTCAATAGTGGTCGGTCCAATTGTTTTTAATAGCAATGAAGGTCAGGTTGTAACTGGCGATGCATTTTATATATCCCCGAAATCAACAAGTAAAGTAGTAGCTGGATCAGGCGGGTTTAACACTGGCCAATGGATTGTAACAAATAATGGAGTAAGTACTTCTTCTGGTATAGATCCAGATGCGGTTGATTCGAATGTTTCGGGAGCATAA